GCCCCACCGCTCGGACTCCAGGAGGCGCAGCGGGACCGGAGGGCCGGGTGGCACGAGGCGCCTCCCGCTGCGCAGCAGGAGCGGCGCCACGAACAGGTCCAGCTCGTCGAGCTGCCCGGCGGCGATCAGGGCGTGCACCAGGCTGACCGAGCCCCACACCAGGCAGCGGCCGCCGGGGCCGCCACGACGCGCCCGGACGTGCTCGACAGCGTCTGGGGCCACCGCGGCGCTCGCGAAGCCGCCCCATGGCGCGGTGGTCAGAGAGCGGGACGCGACGGTCTTGGGCACGGAGTTCACCCGGGGCGCGATCGCGTCCCGTGCCTCAGGCCAGTACCCCGCGAACGACTCGTACGTCGTCCTGCCGAGGAGCACCTCGTCGACGGTGTCGAGCAGGCGGTCGTTCCACCGCTGGCTGGCGTCGTCCGCCTCGGCGCTCACCGCCGCGAAGACGTCCGCCTCGCCACCGGCTCCCGCGGCGAGCCCGTCGAGCGAGACCCACTCCTGGGCGATCACCCGGAAGGGTGCTCCGCGGTCTGTGTCCATCAGGGCCTCCTCCGGGAGGACCGGCGAGGGAGCGGGGCGCCCCCGGCCTGTGTGGCGGGCGACCTAGGGCGATGTGGTCGACGCGCCGGTCGATCTGCCTCACGGCCTCCACCGGGGTGTCGTGGTCCGCGCCGAGCAGCGACGCGAGGACCTGTGTCTGCGCCAGGTGGTCGCCGGCCCGCTCGGGCTCCCACTCGGTGGCCGCCACGAGCACGTCGAAGGACTGCTGGCCGCCGTCGCGGGTCCGAGCCTGGAGGGCCACCGGCGCCACCTGTCCGTGCCGGGCTGGGAGGGTGTGGCCCAGCACTCCTGGAGGCCGAGCACGTCGGGCTGCGCCTCCTCCAGCACCGCCAGGATCGCCCGCTCCCGAGCCCGCCAGTCAGGCTCGAACCGCCACAGGACATTCCAGGTCATGAGGCGCGTGCGTCGGGCCTCAGGGTGGCGCACCGTCGCCTCCTCACCGGTCGAGAGCCGCCGCCTCGCGGCGGGAACCATCGTGGCGCGGTTCCGGCGCCTGCGCCACAGCGTGCGCGACGCAGGCGCCACGACCGCCACGCCGACGCCCGGACCGCCAACGCCGACGTCCGACCGCTAGGCCGGTGAGCGTGGCGCGGCCTTGGGCCACACGGTGTAGCTGATCGCCCACAGCAGGTCGATGACGACGACCAAGCCCAGGACGCGCGAGAAGCCGGTCAGCGCGTCGAGGTTCCCGGCGTCGCCGGCGACCAGGTCGACGAGCCGCAGGATGCCGGTCGCGATCCCGAACGCGACCAGCGTGCGGACGACGTCCTTCCAGGACTCGACCGCGTACTGGCGCCCGTAGAGCCGCACCGGGGCCGGCCCGCCGGCGTAGCGATGGGCGAACCGCGTGTCCGCCCATCTGATCATCTTGTGCCCGTACGCGACCGAGACCCCGATGTACGCGGCGGCGAGCCCGTGGGCCACGGTGGCGGTCGCCCCACGCGCCAGGTCGACGGTGGTCGCGACGAGCAGGACCAGGTCGACGACGGGGGTGAGGGCGAGCAGGACCAGCCCTGCCCTGGGCCGGCGCCAGGTGTACCGGGCCAGCAGGCCCAGGACGATCAGCACCCAGAACCCGATCTCGCAGGCGATGATCAGGGCGAGGAGCACGGTGTGCCTCCGATTCTGGACGTCGCGCCCTCGGTCCGATCGGGCTCTCGCGGTAGGGGGATCGTCGCCCAGCCTCGCCCGTCCCGTCCACCGGTGTCCAGGCGTCGGGATCGCCTCGCCCCGGCTGGTCGCGCCTCGCATGGCCGAGCCCAGCCCGGTGGCCCGGGCTGGGCTGGTGGCAAGGTGCAGGGCTGCGGCCCTGGTTCAGCCGGCGTCCCTCCGAGCGCTGGCCAGGGCCCAGGTGATGAGGCCGCTGATGGCGCCGATCGCCGCGCCGGTGACCGTGCCGCTCACCATGGCCGCGAAGCGGGGGATGAAGGTCGAGCCGCCGACGACCGGAAGGTCGCCCTGGAACGCCGAGTCCCAGAGCAGCTGGTGGGTGACCACCATCATCAGGCCGCTCATGATCCCGATCGTCAGGACCGTCAGGAACGGGTGCGGCGAGCGGGCGCGGATGGTCACGAAGACCCAGGCCGCGATGGGGAGGAGGGCCAGAGGCCAGTTGACCAGGGCGAACCCGCCGTCGATCAGGTGGAGGTCGTGGAGGACGACCCGGGGGAGGACCAGGGCGGCGAGGCCGGCCATGGCGAGCAGCGGGATGCCGAAGTACCGCTGCGAGGAGCGCGTGGGGTTCTGGGTTGCGATGTCTGGAGTCATGCCACCGACGCTAAGAAGGGCGAGCCCTGGGCCGCGTCGGCGGGGAGCGTCGCTTGACGTCGCCTTGAGCCGACACGCGACGTCAACATACGACGTCGCCACGCGGCTACCGTGCCAGGCCTGACCGGTGCGCGATGACGGCGAGCTCGGTGCGGTCCCGGGCTCCGAGCTTGGCGAGGATGCGGCTGACGTACGTGCGGGAGGTCGCCGGGCTGAGGAACAGGCGCGCGGCGATCTCGTCGTTCGTGTCGCCGTGGGCCACCCGGACCAGGACGTCGACCTCGCGCTCGCTGAGCAGGGCGAGGCGGGGATCGGGCGCGGGCGCCGGAGGGCTTGCCGCGACGATGTCCAGGAGCTTGCCCGTGATGCCCGGGGACAGGATCTTCTCCCCGTCTGCCGCCCGGTGGACGGCGTCCCGCAGGCGCGCCGCGGGGGTGTCCTTCATGAGGTAGCCGACGGCCCCCGCCTGGATGGCCGCCACGACCTCGTCGTCGTCGTCGAACGTCGTGAGGACGACGACGCGGGTCCCGTCCAGGCGATCGTCGGCGCGGATGGCGCGGGTGGCCTCGATCCCGTCCATCACCGGCATCCGGAGGTCCATGAGCACGACGTCAGGGCGGCTGCGCACGACGCTGTCGACCCCCCGGCGGCCGTCGGCGGCCTCGGCGACCACCCTGATGCCGTCGTCGTTGGCCAGCAGGGCGCGCAGGCCCGCCCGGACGAGGTCCTGGTCGTCGACCAGCACGACGGAGATCACCGCTCCTCCCACGGCAGCGAGGCCTCGACCTCGAAGCCCGAGGCCGTGCGCCGCGCGCGCAGGACGCCGCCGAGGCTCTCCACGCGCTCGCGCATGCCCACCAGGCCGAGCCCCCTCGTGTCGGGGGCCCTGTGCTCCCGGTCCCGGACGGCCACGGGCGCGTCGGCGTGGGCGCCCCCGTCATCGGCGACGAGCACCCGGACGGCGCCGTCGGCGGCGTCCACCCGCACTTGCGCGGTCGTCGCCGACGAATGGCGCACGATGTTGGTGATGGCCTCCTGCACGACGCGGAGCACGGTCGTCTCGACCGACGCGGGCAGGGCGCCCGCCACGTTGGTGGCGACGCGCACCTCGACCCCGGCGGCCCGGGCGGGCTCGACCGCGGCCCCCAGGGAGTCCAGGCCCAGGGCGTGGCGGGGCGGTGGCTCGCCCCGTCGGAGCCCGGCCACGGTGCGCCGCAGGTCCGACATCGTCTCGGTGGCGGTGGTCCGGACGACCTCCAGCGCGCGCGTGGCGTCACCGCGCGAACCGGCCTCCCGCGCGACCTCCGCGTGGAGCGAGATCACGGCGAGCGCGTGCCCGATCGAGTCGTGCAGGTCGCGGGACATCTCCAGCCGTTCCGCGGCGATGAGCGCCTCCGCCTCCCGGCGGTACCGCTCGGCGGTGAGGGCGGCGATCTCGGCCGACTGGCGCTGCACCTCTCGCCGGGCGCGGATGCCGTCGCCGAGCGCGACCGCCGCGGCCAGGACGAGGACGTTCTGGGTCAGGTCGTAGCCGAGCACGAGCGCCGGGTCCTGCCCCGCGGAGAGGCGGTACGCGACGGACACCAGCACGACGAGCGCCGAGCCGCCGATCGCGGCGCCGAGGCGGCTCGCCTCCGCCGCGGAGAACACCGCCGCGGCGACAGGGGCCGCCACGCCGATCGGGGTGAACCCGGCGGCGTAGTAGGCGATGAACCCGAGCACGGTGAGCACCACCACGAGCCGGGGGTGGGAGCGCCGGATGAACATCAGCGCGCCCAACCCGACCGCCCACAGGTACGCCCAGCCGTCCGGGTGGGAGTCGTCGACGTCGGCGAAGATGAGCAGCGCGAGGATGAGCGCCACGCCCGTCGCGAGCAGCGCGTCGTACAGCACCCAGGGGGCTGACGCGGGCGCGGCGCCCGCTGGACGACCGGCCACGCGGTGCGCCGTCATGGGCCCATCGTATGAAGATCACGCGCCGCCGGCTGGTCCGTGGCGGAGCTGTCGCCGGGAGGCGACGACGCGGTCGCGCCCAGGCGACAGAGCGGTCAGCCGCTAGTCGTCGTGCCCGCCGTCGCGGGGTCGCCCGCCGTCGCCGGGTCGACCGCGGGCGCCGGGGGGAACCGCCGTGCCAGGTCTGCCTGGATCTCGAGGTGGCGCACCAAGAAGGCGCGCTCGTCCAGTCGCTTGCGCCGCAACCAGCCGGTCACCTCGTCGTTGCACTTGCTGGCGTTGCACGAGCGGCACGCCGGCGCGATGTTGTCGAGGGTGTAGCGCCCGCCACGAGAGATCGGCAGCACGCAGTCGCGCTGGAGGGGTGCGCCGCTCGCCCCGCAGTAGGCGCAGCCGCCCCAGGCGGACTGGAGCGCGGCCCACTGCTCGTCGGTGAGGTCGTGCTCCACGGCCAGCATCCGACGGGCCCGCTTGCGTGCGGCCCTCGCCTTGCGACTTCGAGCGACGGCCATGCGGCCAGGCTAGGCGCTCGCGGGCCGCGGGCCGCGCACGCCGTGCCGTCGCGCGTCGCGGACGGCGCCGGCGATCCCGCGCGGGCGGGACCGCCGGACTGCCGTCGCGGGCGCGGTCAGGCCGTGGCGGCCTGCGCCTCGATCTCCAGGCAGGCCTGGATGGTCGCGACGATCGCGGCAGGCACGTCGGCGTCGGCATAGCGCAGCACCGGCTGCGAGAGGGCGGGGTCCGACACCGCGTCACGGGCGTTGAACTGCGTGGAGTCGCTGATGTGGATCCCGTGCTCCTTGCCCGCGGCGGCCGCGGCGGCGTCATGCTGCGCGGCCACCGGCAGCATCACCTCGAGCGGCACGACGCCGACCTCGTCGGGGTCGCGGCCGATCAGCTCGCAGATCGTGCGGTGGAACTCGACGTGCGTCAGGTTGTAGCCGTTGATGGGGTACCGCCCGCCGTGCTCCCCGTGCTCGATGGCGCCCACGGCGGCCTGGGCCACCTGGTCGACGGTGACCGACGACGTGGACCCGGCGCCGACGCCCACGAACCCGGGCTGCGCACGGATCAGGTCGATGAACATCTGCCACAGCGGGGCGCGGCCCGGCATCGTGCCGAAGATGTAGGGCAGCCGCAGCGACATGACGTCCATCGCGCCGTCGCCCTCCAGGTAGGCGACCTCCTCCTGCGCGAGGCGCGTGCGGGGGTACCCGTTGCGGGTCCGGTAGCCGAGGTCGGGCCACCGCTCGGCGAACTCCGCCGTGTAGGAGTTGAACAGCACGAACTTCTTCACCCCGGCGGCACGCGCCAGCCGCGCCACCCGCTGGACCGGCCGCACGTTCGCCTCGTAGAAGAAGTGTGCGGCCGGGGCGTCGGGGATGACGCGCTCGTCGGCGCCCGCCGCGTAGACGACGGCGTGACGGCCCGCGAGCATCGCGCCCAGCTCGTCGTCCGAGAGCTCGCCGACGTCCGCCAGGACGTTCTCGACCTCGGCGGGGAACAAATCCTCCACCGGCATCGGCGGCAGGGCCAGCGACGTCACCGCGTAACCCCGGCGCAGCAGCTCGAGCGTCGTGTGGTAGCCCAGGAGGCCTGTGCCTCCGATGACGAGGACCGAGTCCATGGTGTGGCTCCTTCAGTGCGTCGGCGCCCCCGGCGCCGCGACGGCCCACGCCGTCCTCACCAGTCTGTTCGGGCCCGCGTCCCCCACACGGAGGGCCTAGGTCCCGGCCGGACGGGGCCCTAGGTCCCGCGAACCGGCTCCCGGACGAGAGCCCACATGGTCGACGTCAGGCCGGGCCCGGGGGCTCGGCAACGGGGTCCGCCAACGCGCCCTTGCGGGCGTGGGGATACAGCGGCGCCCGCCCCTGGAAGTCCAAGATCGCTCCGTTCACCACAGAGCCGTCCCGCACCTCGATGGCCCGGCTGATCGTCCCATCGGCGTCCCACGCCTCGGGTCCGGCCATGACCGTCGGCAGGAAGGGCAGAAGCGCCTCGCTGATCTCCCAGGTGGCCGACGCCCACAGGTACGACGGGCTGTGGTCGACGCCGTAGTAGCGCACCCGGTCGCCGACCTCGAACACCGGCGCCGCGAACGAGGTCGCCCTGGCCCAGGTGAAGCCCATGCCCTCGTCGCACGAGACGTCCACCACCAGGCTGCCCGGCCGGAACCCGGCGAGGTCCGCCTCGCTCAAGTACGTCAGAGGCGCGGCTGGGTCCTGAAGGGTGCAGTTGACGACGATGTCGAAGGTCGCGAGGAACGGCGCGAGCGGCAGGCGCCCTGCCTCGGTGATGACGTGGCTCACGA
The sequence above is a segment of the Cellulomonas chengniuliangii genome. Coding sequences within it:
- a CDS encoding response regulator gives rise to the protein MISVVLVDDQDLVRAGLRALLANDDGIRVVAEAADGRRGVDSVVRSRPDVVLMDLRMPVMDGIEATRAIRADDRLDGTRVVVLTTFDDDDEVVAAIQAGAVGYLMKDTPAARLRDAVHRAADGEKILSPGITGKLLDIVAASPPAPAPDPRLALLSEREVDVLVRVAHGDTNDEIAARLFLSPATSRTYVSRILAKLGARDRTELAVIAHRSGLAR
- a CDS encoding dihydrofolate reductase family protein, with translation MDTDRGAPFRVIAQEWVSLDGLAAGAGGEADVFAAVSAEADDASQRWNDRLLDTVDEVLLGRTTYESFAGYWPEARDAIAPRVNSVPKTVASRSLTTAPWGGFASAAVAPDAVEHVRARRGGPGGRCLVWGSVSLVHALIAAGQLDELDLFVAPLLLRSGRRLVPPGPPVPLRLLESERWGDVLHLRYQVGRGPGSAR
- a CDS encoding sensor histidine kinase, encoding MTAHRVAGRPAGAAPASAPWVLYDALLATGVALILALLIFADVDDSHPDGWAYLWAVGLGALMFIRRSHPRLVVVLTVLGFIAYYAAGFTPIGVAAPVAAAVFSAAEASRLGAAIGGSALVVLVSVAYRLSAGQDPALVLGYDLTQNVLVLAAAVALGDGIRARREVQRQSAEIAALTAERYRREAEALIAAERLEMSRDLHDSIGHALAVISLHAEVAREAGSRGDATRALEVVRTTATETMSDLRRTVAGLRRGEPPPRHALGLDSLGAAVEPARAAGVEVRVATNVAGALPASVETTVLRVVQEAITNIVRHSSATTAQVRVDAADGAVRVLVADDGGAHADAPVAVRDREHRAPDTRGLGLVGMRERVESLGGVLRARRTASGFEVEASLPWEER
- a CDS encoding NAD-dependent epimerase/dehydratase family protein, with translation MDSVLVIGGTGLLGYHTTLELLRRGYAVTSLALPPMPVEDLFPAEVENVLADVGELSDDELGAMLAGRHAVVYAAGADERVIPDAPAAHFFYEANVRPVQRVARLARAAGVKKFVLFNSYTAEFAERWPDLGYRTRNGYPRTRLAQEEVAYLEGDGAMDVMSLRLPYIFGTMPGRAPLWQMFIDLIRAQPGFVGVGAGSTSSVTVDQVAQAAVGAIEHGEHGGRYPINGYNLTHVEFHRTICELIGRDPDEVGVVPLEVMLPVAAQHDAAAAAAGKEHGIHISDSTQFNARDAVSDPALSQPVLRYADADVPAAIVATIQACLEIEAQAATA
- a CDS encoding endonuclease/exonuclease/phosphatase family protein, which codes for MVPAARRRLSTGEEATVRHPEARRTRLMTWNVLWRFEPDWRARERAILAVLEEAQPDVLGLQECWATPSQPGTDRWRRWPSRLGPATAASSPSTCSWRPPSGSPSGPATTWRRHRSSRRCSARTTTPRWRP
- a CDS encoding HNH endonuclease, translating into MAVARSRKARAARKRARRMLAVEHDLTDEQWAALQSAWGGCAYCGASGAPLQRDCVLPISRGGRYTLDNIAPACRSCNASKCNDEVTGWLRRKRLDERAFLVRHLEIQADLARRFPPAPAVDPATAGDPATAGTTTSG